A genomic window from Gemmatimonadaceae bacterium includes:
- the efp gene encoding elongation factor P: protein MALPATQIRRGMVIVFEGDPCRIIEFRHHTPGNLRAMVQAKLKNLRSGNNFEHRFRADDQLHKADMETQELQFLYKGGDSYHFMNTDNYEQLEMDEETLGDNAPWMQDNMMVMVEFYNGKPMSIQLPQFMNFTIVDTAPVMKTATKTASSKPAVLENGVTINVPEFIASGERVRVNPNTGEYMDRAKD, encoded by the coding sequence ATGGCTCTCCCGGCTACCCAAATCCGTCGTGGGATGGTGATCGTCTTCGAAGGCGATCCCTGCCGCATCATCGAGTTCCGTCACCACACGCCGGGCAACCTGCGCGCGATGGTGCAGGCCAAGCTCAAGAACCTGCGCTCGGGGAACAACTTCGAGCACCGCTTCCGCGCCGACGACCAACTGCACAAGGCGGATATGGAGACGCAGGAGCTGCAGTTCCTGTATAAGGGCGGCGATTCCTACCACTTCATGAACACGGACAATTACGAGCAGCTCGAGATGGACGAGGAGACGCTCGGGGACAACGCGCCGTGGATGCAGGACAATATGATGGTGATGGTGGAGTTCTATAACGGGAAGCCGATGTCCATCCAGCTGCCGCAGTTTATGAACTTCACGATCGTGGACACGGCGCCGGTGATGAAGACGGCGACGAAGACGGCGAGCTCGAAGCCGGCGGTCCTGGAGAATGGCGTGACGATCAACGTGCCGGAGTTCATTGCGTCGGGTGAGCGGGTGCGCGTGAATCCGAATACGGGCGAGTATATGGATCGAGCCAAGGACTGA
- a CDS encoding ABC transporter ATP-binding protein has protein sequence MTDAIRIRDLAWKAGRDFAIRDLSMRVPTGAIYGFLGPNGSGKTSTIRLLLGMLPADGGQIEVLGHQVPEQAPRALARIGYVPERLHLYGRLTIEESIRYHAAFFAGFDDAEAERLRKRFHLRESQKVSALSKGEAGKLMMLLALAQRPDLLVLDEPTDGLDPVVRRDVLAALVEFVEAQRATVLISSHLVHEQERICDWVGVMDGGRLVAELPMQEFRSGIKRLRVGRAPAATDSLPFALLGRVASGPSAEAWVVRGWQPEMREWFARSGAELREVEDLDLEESFVELLSGARTTITTEMR, from the coding sequence GTGACGGACGCCATTCGCATTCGCGATCTGGCTTGGAAGGCGGGACGAGACTTTGCCATCCGTGATCTCTCGATGCGCGTGCCCACCGGCGCCATCTATGGCTTCCTCGGCCCCAACGGCTCGGGCAAGACCAGCACCATCCGCCTGTTGCTCGGGATGTTGCCGGCGGACGGCGGGCAGATCGAAGTGCTCGGGCATCAGGTGCCGGAGCAGGCGCCGCGGGCGCTGGCGCGCATCGGCTACGTGCCGGAGCGCCTGCACCTCTATGGACGCCTGACGATCGAGGAGAGCATCCGCTATCACGCGGCGTTCTTCGCGGGCTTCGACGACGCCGAGGCCGAGCGGCTGCGCAAGCGCTTTCACCTGCGCGAGTCGCAGAAGGTGAGCGCGCTGTCCAAGGGCGAGGCTGGCAAGCTGATGATGCTGCTGGCGCTGGCCCAGCGGCCGGACCTGCTCGTGCTCGATGAACCTACCGACGGCCTCGACCCCGTGGTGCGCCGCGACGTGCTGGCCGCGCTGGTGGAGTTCGTCGAGGCGCAGCGGGCCACGGTGCTGATCTCCTCGCACCTCGTGCACGAGCAGGAGCGCATCTGCGATTGGGTCGGCGTGATGGACGGCGGCCGCCTCGTCGCCGAGCTGCCGATGCAGGAGTTCCGCAGCGGCATCAAGCGCCTGCGCGTCGGGCGCGCGCCGGCGGCCACGGACAGCCTGCCCTTCGCCTTGCTCGGTCGCGTCGCCAGCGGCCCCAGCGCCGAGGCCTGGGTGGTGCGCGGCTGGCAGCCGGAGATGCGTGAGTGGTTCGCGCGCAGCGGCGCGGAGCTACGCGAAGTCGAGGACCTGGACCTGGAAGAGAGCTTCGTCGAGCTGCTGAGCGGCGCACGTACCACCATCACCACGGAGATGCGCTGA
- a CDS encoding GntR family transcriptional regulator has protein sequence MFSRIDPRSPVPIYAQIADRVRVAIASGELTEGDALPSVRALAGSLRVNPATVVQAYRELEREQIVEMRQGAGTFIAAVGTETKSRERGAAARRLVQQMLAEAARLGLSHNDIQNAVNRELPEEK, from the coding sequence GTGTTCTCTCGCATCGACCCCCGCAGCCCCGTCCCGATCTATGCCCAGATCGCGGACCGCGTGCGCGTGGCGATCGCCTCTGGTGAACTCACCGAAGGTGATGCCCTGCCCTCCGTGCGTGCGCTGGCCGGCTCGCTCCGCGTAAACCCGGCGACCGTGGTACAGGCGTACCGCGAGCTCGAACGCGAACAAATCGTCGAGATGCGCCAAGGCGCCGGCACGTTCATCGCCGCAGTCGGCACCGAGACGAAGAGCCGCGAGCGCGGCGCCGCCGCCCGCCGGCTGGTGCAGCAGATGCTCGCCGAGGCCGCTCGCCTCGGCCTCAGCCACAACGACATACAGAACGCCGTGAACCGCGAACTCCCGGAGGAGAAGTGA
- a CDS encoding acetyl-CoA hydrolase/transferase family protein, producing MPPTSDWAARAGTADDVVARIRSGMRVFVHGSAATPHPLLEALCRRTDLENVTLYHLHTDGAAPWMAPGMQGRFRGVSLFTGPSQREPVNAGRADYVPIFLSDVPGLFRKGIVQLDAALVQLSPPDRHGLCSLGTAVDAARAAVDFAPLVLAEINAQMPRTHGDTALPVSRLDAFTQSDRPLPAHAPAAETPAIAKIGEIVAGLVEDGSTLQMGIGAIPDAVLARLGHLRDLGVHTEMFSDRLVDLFATGAITNSRKAFALGRIVTSFVMGTRKVFDFVDDNPGILFEGCDYTNDTGRIGRNPKVVAINSALQVDLSGQVCADSIGTRIYSGIGGQMDFIRGAARSAGGKPIIALPSTAAKGTVSRIAPVLDEGAGVVTTRGHVHWVVTEYGAVNLHGRSLRERAELLIGIAHPDFRDWLRKEARVRL from the coding sequence ATGCCTCCAACGTCCGATTGGGCAGCTCGCGCCGGCACCGCCGACGACGTCGTCGCTCGCATCCGTTCTGGGATGCGCGTCTTCGTGCACGGCTCCGCCGCCACGCCGCACCCACTGCTCGAAGCCCTGTGCCGTCGCACGGACCTCGAGAACGTCACGCTTTACCACCTGCACACCGACGGCGCCGCACCTTGGATGGCCCCGGGGATGCAGGGCCGCTTCCGCGGCGTCTCGCTGTTCACGGGTCCATCGCAGCGCGAGCCCGTGAACGCCGGCCGCGCGGACTACGTGCCAATCTTCCTCTCCGACGTCCCCGGACTGTTCCGCAAGGGCATCGTCCAACTGGATGCCGCGCTGGTGCAACTGTCGCCGCCGGACCGGCACGGCCTCTGTTCCCTGGGTACGGCGGTGGACGCCGCCCGCGCCGCGGTGGACTTCGCCCCGCTGGTGCTGGCCGAGATCAACGCGCAGATGCCGCGCACGCACGGCGACACCGCGCTCCCCGTCAGCCGGCTCGACGCGTTCACGCAGAGCGACCGCCCCCTGCCGGCGCACGCACCCGCGGCCGAGACGCCGGCGATCGCCAAGATCGGCGAGATCGTCGCCGGGTTGGTGGAGGATGGCAGCACCCTGCAGATGGGCATCGGCGCGATCCCCGACGCGGTGCTCGCACGCCTCGGCCACCTGCGCGACCTCGGTGTGCACACCGAGATGTTCTCCGACCGCTTGGTGGATCTCTTCGCCACCGGTGCGATCACCAACAGCCGCAAGGCCTTCGCGCTCGGGCGCATCGTCACCTCATTCGTGATGGGCACGCGCAAGGTCTTCGACTTCGTCGACGACAACCCGGGCATCCTGTTCGAGGGTTGCGACTACACCAACGACACCGGCCGCATCGGACGGAACCCGAAGGTCGTCGCCATCAACTCGGCGCTGCAGGTGGACTTGAGCGGCCAGGTCTGCGCCGACTCCATCGGCACGCGCATCTATTCGGGCATCGGCGGCCAGATGGACTTCATCCGCGGCGCCGCGCGCTCCGCCGGCGGCAAGCCGATCATCGCGCTGCCAAGCACCGCCGCCAAGGGCACCGTCTCCCGCATCGCGCCGGTGCTCGACGAAGGCGCCGGCGTCGTCACCACCCGCGGCCACGTGCACTGGGTCGTTACCGAGTACGGCGCCGTCAACCTGCACGGTCGGTCGCTGCGGGAGCGGGCGGAGCTGCTGATCGGAATAGCGCATCCTGATTTTCGAGATTGGTTGCGGAAGGAAGCGCGGGTTCGGTTGTAA
- a CDS encoding HlyC/CorC family transporter, whose protein sequence is MSPIVAAVLVALILVNALYVAAEFSAVSVRRSRLQQMAEEGDRLAARVLAVLNDGKALDRYIAACQVGITISSLVLGAYAQATLAVDLAPLFARLGSLQMAAAQSAAAVTVLVLLTVLQMVFGELVPKSLALQFPTRIARWTVLPLLLSLRLLRYPISFLNGSGIAILRLLRMPAHGHAHIHSPTEIEYLIAESRAGGQLDPQESQRLREALRLGLRTVGELMVPRTRVVGVDAATPWPEVVETLRRSPYSRLPVYEETLDHVVGVLHVRDVVRPLMAGGTPPTSLQAVLNPVLVVPETMTVDRLLERLRSERKAMAIVADEFGGTAGIITVGDLLDELLGETADEFKPREHVPQRLPDGRVRIPGTLRLDEASAWVGAHWEADAYTVSGLVMERLGRIPLVGDVLDVDGVRVEVERLRGRAVESLLITPRPGERSRG, encoded by the coding sequence ATGAGCCCGATCGTCGCGGCGGTCCTCGTCGCATTGATCCTCGTCAACGCGCTGTACGTTGCCGCCGAGTTCTCGGCGGTGAGCGTGCGTCGCAGCCGTCTGCAGCAGATGGCCGAAGAAGGGGACCGCCTCGCCGCACGCGTGCTGGCCGTCCTCAACGACGGCAAGGCGCTGGATCGGTATATCGCGGCCTGCCAGGTCGGCATCACGATCTCGAGCCTGGTGCTCGGCGCCTACGCGCAGGCCACGCTGGCCGTGGACCTCGCGCCGCTGTTCGCGCGACTGGGATCGCTGCAGATGGCCGCCGCGCAGAGCGCTGCCGCCGTCACCGTGCTCGTGCTGCTCACCGTGTTGCAGATGGTCTTCGGCGAGTTGGTGCCCAAGAGCCTCGCGCTGCAGTTCCCGACGCGCATCGCGCGGTGGACGGTCCTGCCACTGCTCCTGTCCCTGCGGCTGCTGCGGTATCCCATCTCGTTCCTCAACGGGAGCGGCATCGCCATCCTGCGGCTGCTGCGGATGCCGGCGCACGGGCACGCGCACATCCACTCGCCGACGGAGATCGAGTATCTCATCGCGGAGAGCCGTGCCGGCGGGCAGCTCGACCCGCAGGAATCGCAGCGGCTGCGCGAGGCCCTGCGCCTCGGCCTGCGCACCGTGGGCGAGCTGATGGTCCCGCGCACGCGCGTGGTCGGTGTGGACGCGGCGACGCCCTGGCCCGAGGTCGTCGAGACGCTGCGGCGCTCGCCGTACTCGCGCCTGCCCGTGTATGAAGAGACGCTGGACCACGTCGTCGGCGTGCTGCACGTGCGCGACGTCGTGCGGCCGCTGATGGCCGGCGGCACGCCGCCGACCTCGCTGCAGGCCGTCCTCAACCCGGTGCTCGTGGTCCCAGAGACGATGACCGTGGACCGCCTGCTCGAGCGCTTGCGCAGCGAGCGCAAGGCGATGGCGATCGTCGCCGATGAGTTCGGCGGCACCGCGGGCATCATCACCGTGGGCGACCTGCTCGACGAACTGCTCGGCGAAACCGCCGACGAATTCAAGCCGCGCGAACACGTGCCGCAGCGCCTGCCAGACGGGCGCGTGCGGATCCCGGGGACGCTGCGGCTCGACGAAGCCAGCGCCTGGGTGGGAGCGCACTGGGAGGCGGACGCGTACACCGTGTCCGGCCTGGTGATGGAGCGACTTGGTCGCATTCCGCTCGTCGGCGATGTGCTCGACGTGGACGGCGTGCGGGTGGAAGTGGAGCGATTGCGCGGGCGCGCGGTGGAGTCCCTGCTGATTACGCCGCGGCCGGGGGAGCGTAGCCGTGGCTGA
- a CDS encoding HlyC/CorC family transporter: MADAAFNFTPALIVAVLVLANGLFVAAEFAIVGAPRATIDRLANAGNRAARLVRRIVSSTQEVDRFIATAQLGITLASLGLGMYGEHLLAVWLAERFEALGAGRWVAAHTLGSVFAIAFLTYIHIVIGEMVPKSIALAKADRAVLWIAPVMRLVQFALYPFVVVLNGIGNAALRAFGVRRQEASAESVRTPDELAYIVRESSAGGLLKKQSASVVQELLEFGDLTAAQVMVPRVSVVGLDVADDAVAVHAVLARTPHSRYPVMDGDLDNITGMLHVKDLLAGLADGARVAALPVRPVPFVPETASADQVLAAMRQQRSQLVVVMDEHGGTAGIITLEDLIEEIVGELTENATAPAELRARGDGSFVVAGTVRVVDAGVALGAAVEHPDVESVSGLVLALLGRPPKVGDVVEFEELRIEVQALRGRGVREALVSRRAPR; encoded by the coding sequence GTGGCTGACGCCGCCTTCAACTTCACGCCGGCGCTGATCGTGGCGGTGCTGGTGCTGGCCAACGGCTTGTTCGTCGCCGCCGAGTTCGCCATCGTCGGCGCGCCGCGCGCGACGATCGACCGCCTGGCCAACGCCGGCAACCGCGCGGCCAGGCTGGTGCGCCGGATCGTGAGCAGCACCCAAGAGGTGGACCGCTTCATCGCGACGGCGCAGCTCGGCATCACGCTGGCCTCGCTGGGACTCGGGATGTACGGCGAGCACCTGCTCGCCGTGTGGCTGGCCGAACGCTTCGAGGCGCTGGGCGCCGGGCGCTGGGTGGCCGCGCACACCTTGGGCAGCGTCTTCGCCATCGCCTTCCTCACCTACATCCACATCGTCATCGGCGAGATGGTGCCCAAGAGCATCGCGTTGGCCAAGGCGGACCGTGCAGTGCTCTGGATCGCGCCGGTGATGCGCCTCGTCCAGTTCGCGCTCTACCCCTTCGTCGTCGTGCTCAACGGCATCGGGAACGCGGCGCTGCGCGCGTTCGGCGTGCGGCGGCAGGAGGCCAGCGCCGAGTCCGTGCGCACACCCGACGAGCTGGCGTACATCGTGCGCGAGAGCTCGGCCGGCGGCTTGCTCAAGAAGCAGAGCGCCAGCGTGGTGCAGGAACTGCTCGAATTCGGCGACCTGACGGCCGCGCAGGTGATGGTGCCGCGCGTCAGCGTCGTCGGCCTCGACGTGGCGGACGATGCCGTGGCCGTGCACGCCGTGCTCGCCCGCACGCCGCACTCACGCTATCCGGTGATGGACGGCGACCTCGACAACATCACCGGGATGCTGCACGTGAAGGACCTGCTCGCGGGGCTCGCCGACGGTGCGCGCGTGGCCGCCTTGCCCGTGCGGCCGGTGCCCTTCGTGCCCGAGACCGCCAGCGCCGACCAGGTGCTTGCGGCGATGCGCCAGCAGCGCTCGCAGCTTGTGGTGGTGATGGACGAGCACGGCGGGACCGCCGGCATCATCACCCTCGAAGACTTGATCGAGGAGATCGTCGGCGAGCTCACCGAGAACGCGACCGCGCCGGCCGAGCTGCGCGCGCGCGGCGATGGCAGCTTCGTGGTGGCCGGCACGGTGCGCGTCGTGGACGCCGGCGTGGCCCTCGGCGCCGCCGTCGAGCATCCCGACGTGGAATCCGTCAGCGGCCTGGTGCTCGCGCTGCTCGGCCGGCCCCCCAAGGTCGGCGACGTGGTGGAGTTCGAGGAGCTCCGCATCGAGGTGCAGGCGTTGCGCGGGCGCGGGGTGCGCGAGGCGCTGGTGAGCCGGCGCGCCCCGCGCTGA
- a CDS encoding phenylalanine 4-monooxygenase, whose product MSSLTHNHGHQHADHTAHATDAPADSDLPAFQAQRYEAYDAESHAVWQLLFERRMATLEHTASHVFLDGMARIGLEADRVPDLREVNRRLDASTGWNAVGVGGFIPAAQFFRCLAQRRFPTTLPVRPRAQLDYLPEPDIFHDVFGHVPLHADPVFADFLQRFGALAAGARLPEETAQMARLFWFTVEFGLIRERGAVRIYGSGLISSHGDAANALGPNCERRPFVLDDVIAQDFAIDRLQDVLFVVESFDQLFHAVETLGKRRVG is encoded by the coding sequence GTGTCTTCGCTCACGCACAATCACGGCCACCAGCACGCCGACCACACCGCCCACGCCACCGACGCACCTGCCGATTCCGACCTGCCTGCCTTCCAAGCGCAGCGCTACGAGGCCTACGACGCCGAGTCGCACGCCGTCTGGCAGTTGCTCTTCGAGCGCCGGATGGCCACGCTGGAGCACACGGCCAGCCACGTGTTCCTCGACGGAATGGCCCGTATCGGGCTCGAGGCGGATCGCGTGCCGGACTTGCGCGAAGTGAACCGCCGCCTCGACGCCAGCACGGGATGGAACGCGGTGGGCGTGGGTGGCTTCATTCCCGCAGCGCAGTTCTTCCGCTGCCTGGCACAACGACGCTTCCCCACCACGCTGCCGGTGCGGCCGCGCGCCCAGCTCGACTACCTCCCGGAGCCGGACATCTTCCACGACGTCTTCGGCCACGTCCCGCTGCACGCGGACCCGGTCTTCGCGGACTTCCTGCAGCGCTTCGGTGCGCTGGCCGCCGGCGCGCGTTTGCCGGAGGAGACGGCGCAGATGGCGCGGTTGTTCTGGTTCACGGTGGAGTTCGGCCTCATCCGCGAACGCGGCGCCGTGCGCATCTACGGCAGCGGGCTCATTTCCTCACACGGCGATGCGGCCAACGCGCTGGGTCCGAACTGCGAGCGGCGTCCGTTCGTGCTGGACGACGTCATCGCGCAGGACTTCGCGATCGACCGGCTGCAGGATGTGCTCTTCGTCGTGGAGTCCTTCGACCAGCTCTTCCACGCCGTGGAGACCCTGGGCAAGCGGCGCGTTGGCTAG
- a CDS encoding winged helix-turn-helix transcriptional regulator — MQAVFDVLAEPTRRAILGLLLDSERSVGDLQRRLRLPQPTVSKHLRVLRETGFVEASVDAQRRLYRIRPEPLQELDAWLGPYRRFWSTHIDALERHLARVAKSKSPQRTPRK, encoded by the coding sequence ATGCAAGCCGTCTTCGACGTCCTCGCCGAACCCACCCGACGCGCCATTCTCGGGCTCCTCCTCGACTCCGAGCGCTCCGTCGGCGACCTCCAGCGACGCCTCCGCCTCCCGCAGCCGACCGTCTCCAAGCACCTGCGCGTGCTGCGCGAGACGGGCTTCGTTGAAGCCAGCGTCGACGCGCAGCGACGCCTCTACCGCATCCGCCCGGAGCCGCTGCAGGAACTCGATGCCTGGCTCGGCCCCTACCGACGCTTCTGGTCCACGCACATTGACGCGCTCGAACGCCATCTCGCCCGCGTCGCGAAGTCCAAATCCCCCCAACGGACACCACGCAAATGA
- a CDS encoding SRPBCC domain-containing protein, with translation MSARDRYAPGPEDHAHIEKDGARWVLVLRRDLLHPPELVWDAITDPAQLREWAPFDADRNLGSAGAPVRLTTVGAPMLHVTETTIERAEPPTLLVYDWGGEQMRWELEATAEGTRLTLWTSIDRQYIAMGAAGWHLCLDVLAHSLAGEPMGRIVGMEALSFEPWQTLHQRYRERFGVEMS, from the coding sequence GTGAGCGCGCGCGACCGCTACGCGCCGGGCCCGGAAGACCACGCGCACATCGAGAAGGACGGCGCGCGCTGGGTGCTGGTCCTGCGCCGCGACCTGCTGCATCCGCCGGAACTGGTGTGGGATGCGATAACCGACCCGGCGCAGTTGCGCGAATGGGCGCCGTTCGACGCCGACCGCAACCTCGGCAGCGCCGGCGCACCGGTGCGACTGACGACTGTCGGCGCGCCGATGCTGCACGTGACGGAGACGACGATCGAGCGCGCCGAGCCTCCGACGCTCTTGGTCTATGACTGGGGCGGCGAGCAGATGCGTTGGGAGTTGGAGGCGACAGCCGAGGGCACGCGGCTCACGCTGTGGACGAGCATCGACCGGCAGTATATCGCGATGGGTGCGGCGGGCTGGCACCTCTGCCTCGATGTGCTGGCTCACTCACTCGCCGGGGAGCCGATGGGCCGCATCGTGGGGATGGAGGCGTTGAGCTTCGAACCGTGGCAAACGCTGCACCAGCGGTATCGCGAGCGATTCGGCGTGGAAATGAGCTAG
- a CDS encoding rhodanese-like domain-containing protein, giving the protein MPAFRDKPVDIAIDVRSKLEFWMGHLEGAVNIPVDRLPEGLAGHQLTPQSRILVYCASGMRSAQAATILKQAGYTRVVDGGGIGEASQSYQAA; this is encoded by the coding sequence ATGCCTGCCTTTCGTGACAAGCCCGTCGACATTGCCATTGACGTCCGCTCCAAGCTCGAGTTCTGGATGGGTCACCTCGAGGGCGCGGTGAACATCCCGGTGGACCGCTTGCCCGAGGGCTTGGCCGGTCACCAGCTGACCCCCCAGAGCCGGATCCTGGTGTACTGCGCCAGCGGGATGCGCTCGGCCCAGGCGGCGACCATCCTCAAGCAGGCCGGCTACACCCGCGTGGTGGACGGCGGGGGCATCGGCGAGGCCAGCCAGAGCTACCAGGCCGCCTAG
- the dut gene encoding dUTP diphosphatase, translating into MPAIVFEALHEGVQPPRRATTASAGHDLAACLLGEGVPVFVDGVRETRAAQAGPDGPSVTLAPGEKALIPLGFRAQLPVGYEAQVRPRSGTSLKTDLVIVNSPGTIDADFPDEWMVPVKNGGTRPLRITHGERIAQMVLARYETLEFESGAVARSTERAGGFGSTGR; encoded by the coding sequence ATGCCTGCCATCGTCTTTGAGGCCCTGCACGAGGGGGTGCAGCCGCCGCGCCGAGCCACCACCGCCAGCGCCGGGCACGATCTCGCCGCTTGCCTGCTGGGCGAAGGGGTGCCGGTCTTCGTGGACGGGGTTCGCGAGACCCGCGCCGCCCAAGCCGGACCGGATGGCCCGAGCGTCACCCTCGCGCCCGGGGAGAAGGCCTTGATTCCGTTGGGGTTCCGCGCGCAGCTCCCTGTGGGGTATGAAGCGCAGGTGCGGCCCCGCTCGGGGACGTCGCTCAAGACGGACCTGGTCATCGTCAACAGTCCGGGCACGATCGATGCCGATTTCCCGGACGAGTGGATGGTGCCGGTGAAGAACGGGGGCACACGCCCCCTGCGCATCACCCACGGCGAGCGCATCGCGCAGATGGTGCTCGCCCGCTACGAGACACTGGAGTTCGAGTCCGGGGCCGTCGCGCGCAGCACGGAGCGCGCCGGGGGCTTCGGGTCCACCGGGCGCTGA
- a CDS encoding insulinase family protein — MPRFRIRSLLSLALVFVATALALPLAAQEPAPVRVESFTLTNGLRVHVVEDRSAQVVAVNLWYDVGSRDERPGRTGFAHLFEHMMFQGSANVGKMEHGQLVERAGGAYNGSTQPDRTNYYQVLPSNRLNLAMWLEADRMRSLAITEENLENQRQAVKEERRLRVDNQPYFGALVDSLPLLFDAERCFAYAHSIIGSMPDLDAASVEDVSEFFRTHYAPNNATLVVVGDANVPQVMRLAQQYFGNIPAGPQRPAVTCEAVGGSGEPRVRRVLDANATLPAVIVAVPGVPPAHADYPALSLLSTVLGTGESSRLNRTLVRESQTAVAAQALHDPFGPMRGAGVFAALAIANAGVDAEAMRAELAGQLFDLADAVTAEELAKAKSIWRATTIFGRQRAEALSEAVHYAAMYLGGPEAVNTEASRYANVTLADLRRVARTYLRPERSLTLVIAPEDR, encoded by the coding sequence ATGCCCCGATTCCGAATCCGCTCGCTTCTCTCGCTGGCCTTGGTGTTCGTCGCCACGGCGCTGGCGCTTCCGCTCGCCGCGCAGGAACCGGCGCCGGTGCGCGTCGAGTCCTTCACGCTCACCAACGGACTTCGTGTCCACGTCGTCGAGGACCGCTCGGCACAGGTGGTGGCCGTGAACCTCTGGTACGACGTCGGTTCGCGCGACGAGCGTCCGGGGCGCACCGGCTTCGCGCACCTGTTTGAGCATATGATGTTCCAAGGCTCCGCCAACGTGGGGAAGATGGAGCACGGCCAGTTGGTGGAGCGCGCCGGCGGCGCGTATAACGGATCGACGCAACCGGACCGCACCAACTACTACCAGGTGCTGCCGTCCAACCGGCTCAACCTCGCGATGTGGCTCGAAGCCGACCGGATGCGTTCGTTGGCGATCACCGAGGAGAACCTCGAGAACCAGCGGCAGGCGGTGAAGGAGGAGCGCCGCCTGCGCGTGGACAACCAACCGTACTTCGGTGCCTTGGTGGACTCGCTGCCGTTGCTCTTTGATGCGGAGCGCTGCTTTGCCTACGCGCACTCGATCATCGGCTCGATGCCCGACCTCGACGCCGCCAGCGTCGAGGACGTCAGTGAGTTCTTCCGCACGCACTACGCCCCCAACAACGCCACGCTGGTTGTGGTCGGCGATGCCAATGTGCCGCAGGTGATGCGGCTGGCGCAACAGTACTTCGGCAACATCCCGGCCGGGCCGCAGCGTCCGGCGGTGACCTGCGAGGCGGTGGGGGGCAGCGGCGAGCCACGGGTGCGCCGCGTGCTTGATGCCAATGCCACCTTGCCGGCAGTCATCGTCGCGGTGCCGGGCGTGCCGCCCGCGCACGCAGACTATCCGGCCCTCTCGCTGCTCTCGACGGTCCTCGGCACGGGCGAGAGCAGCCGGCTCAACCGCACGCTGGTGCGCGAGTCGCAGACCGCGGTCGCCGCGCAGGCCCTGCACGATCCGTTCGGGCCGATGCGCGGCGCGGGCGTGTTCGCGGCGCTGGCCATCGCCAACGCCGGGGTGGACGCAGAGGCAATGCGCGCCGAACTCGCTGGGCAGCTCTTCGATCTGGCCGATGCGGTGACGGCTGAGGAACTGGCGAAGGCCAAGAGCATCTGGCGCGCGACGACGATCTTCGGGCGCCAGCGCGCCGAGGCGCTCTCGGAGGCAGTGCACTACGCCGCGATGTATCTCGGAGGCCCCGAAGCCGTGAATACCGAAGCCTCACGCTACGCGAACGTCACGTTGGCGGACCTGCGCCGAGTGGCCCGTACCTATCTGCGACCGGAGCGTTCGCTGACGCTGGTCATCGCCCCGGAGGACCGCTGA